One segment of Desulfosudis oleivorans Hxd3 DNA contains the following:
- a CDS encoding sensor domain-containing diguanylate cyclase, whose protein sequence is MPETIALGIERRRFPRLRVRDGAVSFLEGENMRTGRLLDIGLGGVGFKYAGTNNGTSTGRTGETHVFVNSDLFLLTQVAGQVVSDHAIGARAFMASRAMGRCGICFQALPHSKTEYLDQYLGMQSRQRRTANMLEKELDIREERYRSIVEGIGEGYVETDTLGHMVFFNRAMTVLTGFSRQELTGRNIRRLMTRETRSRVFQLYRKAEQRSTPIPMVDWEIIGKDGETRTVEAATTFIRAADKKITGFRVVLRDIGARREKEKVLLYQASHDSLTGLYNRDAFGVCLADMIGRSRRTGHRMGLLFLDLDRFKEANDRFGHDTGDDLIREVARRLTGSLRETDVVSRYGGDEFVVILNGGEYLDPETVAEKLLDRISAPYHINGHTIDFLSASIGISLFPEDGTDPDTLVRQADQAMYRAKLIRNHYARCEALVV, encoded by the coding sequence ATGCCTGAAACCATCGCCCTGGGGATTGAGAGACGACGTTTTCCCCGTCTTCGGGTAAGAGACGGTGCGGTCAGCTTTCTTGAGGGTGAAAATATGCGCACCGGCCGGCTTCTGGACATCGGCCTGGGCGGCGTGGGATTCAAGTATGCCGGCACCAACAACGGCACTTCTACCGGCCGGACCGGAGAGACCCATGTGTTTGTTAACTCAGACCTGTTTCTGCTGACCCAGGTGGCCGGGCAGGTGGTGTCGGATCATGCCATCGGGGCCAGGGCCTTTATGGCCTCCCGTGCCATGGGCCGCTGCGGTATCTGTTTTCAGGCGTTGCCCCACAGCAAAACCGAATACCTGGATCAGTACCTGGGTATGCAGAGCCGGCAGCGGCGCACTGCCAACATGTTGGAAAAAGAGCTGGACATTCGGGAGGAACGGTACCGCTCCATTGTGGAGGGCATCGGCGAGGGCTACGTGGAGACCGACACCCTGGGCCACATGGTTTTTTTTAACCGGGCCATGACCGTTCTGACCGGTTTTTCCCGGCAGGAGCTGACCGGCCGCAATATCCGGCGGCTGATGACCCGGGAGACCCGAAGCCGGGTGTTTCAGCTCTATAGAAAAGCTGAACAGCGAAGCACCCCGATTCCCATGGTGGACTGGGAAATCATCGGCAAGGATGGCGAAACCAGAACGGTTGAGGCCGCCACTACATTTATACGGGCCGCTGACAAGAAAATTACCGGCTTTCGCGTGGTGCTGCGCGACATCGGGGCTCGGCGGGAAAAAGAAAAGGTCCTGCTTTACCAGGCCTCCCATGATTCGCTGACCGGCCTTTACAACCGGGACGCCTTTGGGGTGTGCCTGGCCGACATGATCGGCCGGTCCCGGCGGACGGGTCACCGGATGGGCCTTCTTTTTCTGGATCTCGACCGTTTCAAGGAGGCCAATGACCGGTTCGGCCACGATACCGGCGATGACCTGATCAGGGAGGTTGCCCGACGGCTCACCGGCTCTTTGCGCGAGACCGATGTGGTGAGCCGTTACGGTGGCGACGAGTTTGTCGTGATCCTCAACGGGGGGGAGTATCTTGACCCTGAAACCGTGGCGGAAAAGCTTTTGGACCGAATCTCCGCACCCTATCACATCAACGGCCATACCATTGATTTTCTGTCGGCCAGCATCGGCATCAGCCTTTTCCCGGAAGACGGCACCGACCCCGACACGCTTGTCCGCCAGGCCGACCAGGCCATGTACCGCGCCAAACTGATCCGCAACCATTATGCCCGGTGCGAAGCACTGGTGGTGTAA
- a CDS encoding cob(I)yrinic acid a,c-diamide adenosyltransferase, translating into MKGYVQVYTGDGKGKTTAALGLALRATGAGLRVYICQFLKSGDYSEIKALASFGDQITVRQFGTGKFVKGAPSDEDRVAAAAGFASIQEAFSSGKYDVVIAEEISVAVSCGLLSAAQVCDLIDQRPDNVELVITGRGAPSEVIAKADLVTEMKPVKHYYFQGVMARTGIEK; encoded by the coding sequence ATGAAAGGTTATGTTCAGGTTTATACCGGTGACGGCAAGGGCAAGACCACGGCCGCCCTGGGACTGGCCCTGCGGGCCACCGGTGCCGGGCTTCGGGTCTATATCTGCCAGTTTTTAAAGTCCGGGGACTACAGCGAAATAAAGGCCCTGGCCTCCTTTGGGGACCAGATAACGGTGCGGCAGTTCGGCACCGGCAAATTTGTCAAGGGAGCGCCTTCCGACGAGGACCGGGTGGCTGCTGCCGCCGGTTTTGCCAGCATTCAGGAGGCCTTTTCTTCAGGGAAATACGATGTGGTCATTGCCGAGGAGATCAGCGTGGCGGTTTCCTGCGGGCTGTTGTCGGCAGCGCAGGTGTGCGACCTGATCGACCAGCGGCCGGACAATGTGGAACTGGTGATCACCGGCCGCGGCGCACCTTCGGAAGTGATTGCAAAAGCGGATCTGGTCACCGAAATGAAGCCTGTCAAACACTATTATTTCCAAGGCGTCATGGCTCGCACCGGAATTGAGAAATGA
- the cobU gene encoding bifunctional adenosylcobinamide kinase/adenosylcobinamide-phosphate guanylyltransferase, with translation MKKQIILVTGGCRSGKSSHALELARRYTGGERLFLATCVAEDDEMRDRVSRHQKERGRGFTTVECPVHLDREIVRAGRTASVILVDCLTLWTSNLMMEDGFSPASAEDHVRSLEAAMTRVPCSVLLVTNEVGCGIVPENRLAREFRDLVGMVNRRVAARADTVVWMVSGIPVVLKGKSP, from the coding sequence ATGAAAAAACAGATCATTCTGGTCACCGGCGGATGCAGAAGCGGCAAAAGCAGCCATGCCCTTGAGCTGGCCCGGCGTTATACCGGCGGGGAGCGGCTTTTTTTGGCCACCTGCGTGGCCGAAGATGACGAGATGCGCGACCGGGTGTCCCGTCACCAGAAGGAGCGGGGCAGGGGGTTTACCACGGTGGAGTGCCCGGTCCATCTTGACCGCGAAATCGTCCGGGCCGGCAGAACCGCTTCGGTGATCCTGGTGGACTGCCTGACCCTGTGGACCAGCAACCTGATGATGGAAGACGGGTTTTCCCCCGCGTCGGCTGAGGACCATGTACGGTCTCTTGAAGCGGCCATGACCCGGGTGCCGTGCAGTGTTCTTCTGGTGACCAACGAGGTGGGGTGCGGTATTGTGCCGGAAAATCGTCTGGCCCGTGAGTTCCGGGACCTGGTGGGCATGGTGAACCGTCGCGTGGCGGCCCGGGCCGATACCGTGGTCTGGATGGTCTCCGGGATCCCTGTTGTCCTCAAGGGAAAAAGTCCATGA
- a CDS encoding adenosylcobinamide-GDP ribazoletransferase, translated as MTGIFSTIRFFTILRVPSGEFHPRRLAAWAPAAGLLIGLMLACVDALALRFWSVTLASALDVVFLAVISGALHLDGLADTADGLYAGRTREKALAIMKDSRTGAMGVVAVACCLLVKWAGIHEIDSHRFWLLLLIPAYSRATILFGMRFLPYGRSGEGTARAFFDEPLSAGDFRWVAVLVLLSLFAGRALVMLNLGFVVATAVVLWFYKKRMGCITGDMMGAMIETVEVVLLIGVVAGSN; from the coding sequence ATGACCGGCATTTTTTCGACCATACGGTTTTTTACGATCCTTCGGGTGCCGTCCGGGGAGTTTCATCCCCGCCGGCTGGCCGCCTGGGCGCCGGCGGCAGGGCTTCTTATCGGCCTGATGCTGGCCTGCGTGGATGCGCTGGCCCTGCGGTTCTGGTCGGTGACCCTGGCATCGGCCCTTGACGTGGTGTTTCTGGCGGTTATCTCCGGCGCCCTTCACCTGGACGGCCTGGCCGACACCGCGGACGGACTGTATGCCGGCCGCACCCGGGAAAAGGCCCTGGCTATTATGAAAGACAGCCGCACCGGCGCCATGGGCGTGGTGGCCGTGGCCTGCTGCCTGCTGGTCAAGTGGGCCGGCATTCATGAAATCGACAGCCACCGGTTTTGGCTTTTACTGCTGATTCCCGCCTACAGCCGGGCCACGATTTTGTTCGGCATGCGGTTTCTGCCATACGGCAGAAGCGGGGAGGGGACGGCCAGGGCCTTTTTTGACGAGCCCTTGTCGGCAGGGGATTTCCGGTGGGTGGCGGTTTTGGTGCTGCTTTCCCTGTTTGCGGGCCGCGCTCTGGTGATGCTCAACCTGGGGTTTGTTGTTGCCACGGCAGTGGTGCTCTGGTTTTATAAAAAACGGATGGGGTGCATCACCGGCGACATGATGGGCGCCATGATCGAGACCGTGGAGGTGGTGCTGCTGATCGGGGTGGTAGCCGGATCGAATTAA
- a CDS encoding pyridoxal phosphate-dependent aminotransferase — protein sequence MSSNVNPLGPPAGLIAYLCDRMTDIVCLPDPDALHIRRSFAKRHGLAPGHVVAGNGTTQLIYALPPALGLGRVLVLGPAYADYAQACAMHNVPCDFLLADEAGGFRHDAGVIARKIREAKPDAVFVCNPSNPTGVLMDRQVILDLCNESPDVLFVIDESYLPFVREGESLSLINGPGMDNLLVLSSMSKIFRVPGLRIGFAAGPEPVVDLLARHLPCWSVNTLAQAAVDWILEHKREVNRFIDDAVTLVEEERSFLLQRLAASGVVSLFPSVASFMLGVLHSGFTSASVCDALAQGRILIRDCANFEGLSDRHIRISLKTREHNSLLVDRLFNLCPSSL from the coding sequence ATGAGCAGCAACGTCAATCCCCTGGGGCCCCCGGCCGGGCTGATCGCGTATCTTTGCGATCGGATGACCGACATTGTCTGTCTGCCGGATCCTGATGCCTTGCACATCCGCCGGTCCTTTGCAAAGCGCCATGGCCTGGCCCCGGGACACGTGGTGGCGGGCAACGGCACCACCCAGTTGATTTACGCCCTGCCGCCGGCCCTGGGGTTGGGGCGGGTCCTGGTGCTGGGGCCGGCCTATGCCGATTACGCCCAGGCCTGCGCCATGCACAACGTGCCCTGTGATTTTCTGCTTGCCGATGAGGCAGGCGGCTTTCGGCATGATGCCGGCGTAATTGCCCGAAAGATACGGGAGGCAAAGCCGGACGCGGTGTTTGTCTGCAACCCTAGCAACCCCACGGGCGTGTTGATGGACCGGCAGGTGATTCTGGATCTGTGCAATGAGAGCCCTGATGTGCTGTTTGTGATTGATGAGTCCTACCTGCCGTTTGTCCGAGAAGGGGAGTCCCTCAGCCTGATCAACGGGCCCGGCATGGACAATTTGCTGGTTTTAAGCTCCATGTCGAAAATATTCCGCGTACCCGGCCTGCGTATCGGGTTTGCCGCGGGCCCTGAGCCGGTTGTAGATCTGCTGGCCCGGCATCTGCCCTGCTGGAGCGTCAATACCCTTGCCCAGGCCGCGGTTGACTGGATTCTGGAGCACAAACGCGAAGTGAACCGGTTTATAGACGATGCCGTGACCCTGGTGGAAGAGGAACGGTCGTTTCTGCTTCAGCGACTTGCCGCATCCGGAGTGGTGAGCCTTTTCCCCTCGGTGGCATCTTTTATGCTGGGCGTCCTGCATTCGGGCTTTACCTCAGCATCTGTCTGTGACGCCCTTGCGCAGGGGCGCATTCTGATCCGGGACTGCGCCAATTTTGAAGGGCTTTCCGACCGGCACATTCGTATTTCCCTTAAAACACGGGAGCACAACAGCCTGCTGGTCGACCGTTTATTTAACCTGTGTCCATCCTCGTTATGA
- a CDS encoding lactate utilization protein codes for MEHPVNDYWNTRLAQVKAVFEANNFEVHVAQNADAARDLVANTLIPAIAPKSVSWGGSMTFTATGLYALLKERTDIQVFDTFDKSLSKEDALERRRQALLTDLFITGTNALTETGKLVNLDMIGNRVGALAFGPRRVIVLAGRNKIVADVDGAVARIKDYAAPVNTRRLDKKTPCVKTTTCHDCSSPDRICNTWVITEKSFPKERIILVLINQDLGF; via the coding sequence ATGGAACACCCGGTCAATGATTACTGGAACACCCGGCTGGCCCAGGTCAAGGCCGTCTTTGAGGCCAACAACTTCGAGGTGCATGTGGCGCAGAACGCCGACGCGGCCAGAGACCTTGTGGCCAACACCCTGATACCGGCGATTGCGCCGAAAAGCGTTTCCTGGGGCGGGTCCATGACCTTCACGGCCACCGGCCTTTACGCCCTGTTAAAGGAGCGTACCGACATTCAGGTGTTCGACACCTTTGACAAGAGCCTGTCAAAGGAGGATGCGCTGGAGCGGCGGCGCCAGGCCCTGCTCACCGATCTTTTTATTACCGGCACCAACGCCCTCACCGAAACCGGCAAGCTGGTCAACCTGGACATGATCGGCAACCGGGTAGGTGCCCTTGCCTTCGGCCCCCGGCGGGTCATCGTGCTGGCCGGCAGAAACAAGATCGTTGCCGACGTGGACGGGGCCGTGGCCCGGATCAAGGATTATGCCGCGCCGGTCAACACCCGGCGGCTGGACAAGAAGACCCCTTGCGTCAAAACCACCACCTGCCATGACTGCTCCAGCCCGGACCGGATCTGCAACACCTGGGTGATCACGGAAAAATCGTTTCCCAAAGAAAGAATCATCCTGGTGCTGATCAACCAGGACCTGGGGTTTTGA
- the cbiB gene encoding adenosylcobinamide-phosphate synthase CbiB, producing the protein MFFDLHWAVILAAFILDFFVGDPDFFAHPARLMGRAINTLEPVFRKLSRNPVLAGGLFAIALIAGTWLVALFMLAFLEEISPAVRVAGEVVLLFFCISARSLEKGARAVLVPLAKGDIYRAREGLCLIVGRDVHRLDEKGVARATVETVAENLVDGVISPLFFAVIGGVPLALAYKMVNTLDSMVGYKDDRYEAFGKASARIDDGANFIPARLSVAIIAAAAFLLFRKGGAAFKTALRDGRCHSSPNAGYAEAAFAGALGLWMGGASFYQGQRVDKPVIGAGLADTDVSHISESCRLMLLASTLAVVLAALARTVL; encoded by the coding sequence ATGTTTTTTGATCTTCACTGGGCCGTGATCCTGGCGGCTTTTATTCTGGACTTTTTTGTCGGGGACCCCGATTTTTTCGCCCATCCGGCCCGGCTCATGGGCAGGGCCATTAACACCCTGGAACCGGTGTTCAGAAAACTTTCCAGAAACCCGGTTCTTGCCGGTGGGCTGTTCGCCATTGCCCTCATTGCCGGCACATGGCTTGTCGCTCTGTTCATGCTGGCGTTTCTGGAAGAGATATCCCCGGCGGTGCGCGTGGCCGGGGAGGTGGTGCTGCTCTTTTTCTGTATTTCGGCCCGGTCCCTTGAAAAGGGGGCCAGGGCCGTTCTGGTGCCCCTTGCAAAAGGGGATATTTATCGGGCCAGGGAAGGGTTGTGCCTGATCGTGGGCCGGGACGTGCACCGTCTGGATGAAAAGGGCGTGGCCCGGGCCACGGTGGAGACCGTTGCCGAAAACCTGGTGGACGGGGTGATCTCTCCCCTGTTTTTCGCCGTGATTGGCGGTGTGCCCCTGGCACTGGCCTACAAGATGGTCAACACCTTGGACTCCATGGTGGGATACAAAGATGACCGGTACGAGGCCTTTGGCAAGGCATCGGCCCGCATTGACGACGGGGCCAATTTTATTCCGGCCCGGCTGTCGGTGGCCATCATCGCGGCGGCCGCTTTCCTGCTGTTTCGAAAGGGCGGGGCTGCCTTTAAAACGGCACTGCGGGACGGCCGTTGCCACAGCAGTCCCAATGCCGGATATGCCGAGGCCGCCTTTGCCGGGGCCCTGGGCCTCTGGATGGGCGGGGCCAGCTTCTACCAGGGCCAGCGGGTGGACAAACCGGTGATCGGGGCCGGGCTGGCCGATACCGATGTGTCGCATATTTCGGAGTCCTGCCGCCTGATGCTCCTGGCGTCGACCCTGGCGGTTGTGCTGGCGGCCCTGGCGCGGACGGTTTTGTGA
- a CDS encoding alpha/beta fold hydrolase, translating to MEHLSEKGFSFIAEPWPMVPGRPVVVCVHGAGMSGYFWVRQVQGLSPVANMVAIDLPGHGGNRAAGADTVEAYAGHVLAFVEALGFDRPVLCGHSMGGAVTQHLLAHHPGRFTGGILANTGARLKVLPLVFETLQKGMQAFADLTLATAICPQNKTDETEQIIQNAAVTDPAVAIGDFNACNTFDLMNRIGEIAVPVLVIGAADDLSTPAKYAAFLADRIPGARLKMVESAGHMAPLEKPDEINAAVSDFLKEVLHKGGDSW from the coding sequence ATGGAACATCTTTCTGAAAAAGGATTTTCGTTTATTGCCGAGCCGTGGCCCATGGTGCCCGGCCGGCCGGTGGTGGTGTGTGTTCACGGTGCCGGCATGTCCGGGTATTTCTGGGTTAGACAGGTACAGGGGCTTTCTCCGGTTGCCAACATGGTGGCCATTGATCTGCCCGGCCACGGCGGGAACCGGGCAGCCGGCGCTGATACTGTTGAAGCCTATGCCGGTCATGTACTGGCCTTTGTGGAGGCTTTGGGGTTTGACAGGCCGGTGCTGTGCGGCCACAGCATGGGCGGGGCCGTGACCCAGCATCTGCTGGCTCATCATCCCGGCAGGTTTACCGGCGGCATACTGGCCAATACCGGGGCCCGGCTCAAAGTGCTGCCGCTGGTGTTTGAGACCCTGCAAAAGGGAATGCAGGCGTTTGCGGACCTGACCCTGGCCACAGCCATCTGTCCGCAAAACAAAACCGATGAAACAGAACAGATCATTCAGAACGCCGCAGTCACCGACCCGGCGGTGGCCATCGGTGACTTTAATGCCTGCAACACCTTTGACCTGATGAACCGGATCGGGGAGATTGCGGTGCCGGTGCTGGTGATCGGCGCCGCGGATGATCTGTCCACCCCGGCCAAATATGCCGCCTTTCTTGCTGACCGCATTCCCGGCGCCCGCCTGAAGATGGTGGAATCGGCCGGCCACATGGCGCCGCTGGAAAAGCCCGATGAGATCAATGCGGCAGTGAGCGATTTTTTGAAAGAAGTGCTGCACAAGGGTGGGGATAGTTGGTGA
- a CDS encoding MotA/TolQ/ExbB proton channel family protein, with the protein METFLGLFRSHATLASTLIQFAVYTTSALLFFNGLWISLKAFRWLRRVDDQTIEESLSEAPYADDPVVMLVAKTVSGDRRDPRRNTAERLFLADATRQMAENMFESRYMEPLTMFASLLPPLGFIGTVFGMILIFLVKVDPGSELNTIGLGAALFTTLAALILFVVLEIIKTWLLRLLRNRVDQGLAFVPDGEEK; encoded by the coding sequence ATGGAAACCTTTCTTGGATTGTTCCGGTCCCATGCCACACTGGCCAGCACCCTGATTCAGTTTGCCGTTTACACCACCAGCGCGCTGCTTTTTTTTAACGGGCTGTGGATCAGCCTGAAAGCTTTTCGATGGCTGCGCCGTGTGGATGACCAGACCATTGAAGAGAGCCTCTCAGAGGCCCCTTACGCTGATGACCCCGTGGTGATGCTCGTTGCCAAGACCGTTTCCGGGGACAGGCGCGACCCGCGGCGCAATACCGCGGAAAGGCTGTTTCTGGCCGACGCCACCCGGCAGATGGCGGAAAACATGTTTGAAAGCAGGTATATGGAACCTCTGACCATGTTTGCCAGCCTGCTGCCGCCCCTTGGTTTTATCGGTACTGTTTTTGGCATGATATTGATATTTCTCGTCAAGGTCGATCCCGGCAGCGAGCTCAACACCATCGGCCTGGGGGCCGCCCTGTTTACCACCCTGGCCGCCCTGATCCTGTTCGTGGTTCTTGAGATCATAAAAACGTGGCTGCTGCGCCTGCTTCGCAACCGGGTGGATCAGGGCCTTGCGTTTGTGCCTGATGGAGAAGAAAAATGA
- a CDS encoding YcaO-like family protein, whose protein sequence is MSPVILKDAFKTVTTDQDKILAPEETVRRFREKTRELGLRILKETKRIDTGRLDIPVYFSVCGPDATAITRTTKQMGKGATVHQAEASAVMELAERFSFFSFADTTENFHTGTSTDFAPRAIPFELIARSVHDQSDELAEARVLFESLSLQWVEGYNLTRNTDTMIPFDWFFMINEFNGPSAGNCAEEAILQGLCEVVERHVSSLISREKRRVPHIDPASVTDPMVIDMLGKYKTAGIHVFLSDFTLDMGIPTVGVLAYDPATFPRKSEIVWTAGTAADPQKALSRALTETAQLAGDFETGASYVASGLPKFKNIEDADFITGPGPTLPITQLPDLSDRNIKVEIQRCVSALKEKGMEVLLVETTHPRLGVPAFYTIVPGAHFRERAAGTSVAMFCAKMVAERMPPDQAIGRLNEMDRILPGKYFIQFYLGYCRLASGDPESAITHFTLALDLNPTDQDRSSIYSYMGVALKEMERFDQALAVLEKGADLDEDRTDIYNLMGFCHFKRQEHEKAIDCFKKVISLNPGSAIDYANIGVNYRALGNMEKAVQYYMMALEIDPSIGFAREHLEELGKG, encoded by the coding sequence ATGTCGCCTGTCATCTTAAAGGATGCATTTAAAACCGTTACCACCGACCAGGACAAAATCCTTGCTCCGGAAGAGACAGTCCGGCGATTCCGGGAAAAGACCCGGGAGCTGGGTCTTCGTATCCTGAAGGAGACCAAACGCATCGATACCGGAAGGCTGGATATTCCGGTCTATTTCAGTGTGTGCGGTCCGGACGCGACCGCCATCACCCGGACCACCAAACAGATGGGCAAAGGCGCCACGGTCCACCAGGCCGAGGCCAGCGCCGTGATGGAGCTGGCCGAACGGTTCAGCTTTTTTTCATTTGCCGACACCACTGAAAACTTTCACACCGGCACTTCCACCGACTTCGCCCCCCGTGCGATTCCCTTTGAACTGATCGCCCGGTCGGTACACGATCAGTCCGACGAGCTGGCTGAGGCCCGTGTCCTGTTTGAATCACTTTCCCTGCAATGGGTGGAGGGGTACAACCTGACCCGGAACACGGACACCATGATCCCCTTTGACTGGTTTTTTATGATCAACGAATTCAACGGTCCATCGGCCGGCAACTGCGCGGAGGAGGCAATTCTCCAGGGCCTTTGCGAAGTGGTGGAACGCCATGTCTCCTCCCTGATCAGCCGGGAAAAACGCCGGGTACCGCATATCGATCCGGCATCGGTCACCGATCCGATGGTGATTGACATGCTGGGAAAATACAAAACCGCGGGCATTCATGTTTTTCTTTCCGATTTCACCCTGGACATGGGCATCCCCACCGTGGGGGTCCTGGCCTATGATCCGGCCACCTTCCCCCGTAAAAGTGAAATTGTGTGGACGGCGGGAACAGCGGCCGATCCACAGAAGGCCTTGAGCCGGGCACTGACGGAGACCGCCCAGCTGGCCGGAGACTTTGAAACCGGTGCCAGCTACGTGGCCAGTGGTCTGCCCAAGTTCAAAAACATTGAAGATGCCGATTTTATCACCGGCCCCGGCCCCACCCTTCCCATCACCCAACTGCCCGACCTGTCGGATCGTAACATAAAGGTGGAAATCCAGCGGTGCGTGTCTGCCCTGAAGGAGAAGGGGATGGAGGTGCTGCTGGTGGAAACCACCCATCCGCGACTGGGTGTCCCTGCCTTTTACACCATCGTGCCGGGGGCGCACTTCCGGGAACGGGCCGCGGGCACCAGCGTGGCCATGTTCTGCGCTAAAATGGTGGCCGAAAGAATGCCGCCGGACCAGGCTATTGGCCGCCTGAACGAAATGGACCGTATCCTGCCTGGAAAATATTTCATTCAGTTTTATCTGGGCTATTGCCGGCTGGCCTCGGGCGACCCGGAATCCGCCATCACCCATTTTACGCTGGCACTGGACTTAAACCCGACCGACCAGGACCGGTCCAGCATCTACTCTTACATGGGTGTGGCCTTAAAAGAGATGGAACGGTTTGACCAGGCCCTGGCGGTGCTTGAAAAGGGCGCGGACCTGGATGAAGACCGCACCGACATTTACAACCTCATGGGATTCTGCCATTTCAAACGGCAGGAACACGAAAAGGCCATTGACTGCTTCAAAAAGGTGATTTCCCTAAATCCCGGGTCGGCCATCGATTATGCCAACATCGGCGTCAACTACCGGGCCCTGGGCAACATGGAAAAGGCGGTCCAGTATTACATGATGGCCCTTGAAATCGACCCGTCCATCGGGTTTGCCAGGGAACACCTGGAGGAACTGGGAAAAGGGTAG
- a CDS encoding dual CXXC motif small (seleno)protein, giving the protein MRCRFCNASFTPEQYTQQMDEEFENRLADVRCDRI; this is encoded by the coding sequence CTGCGATGCAGGTTCTGCAACGCAAGCTTTACACCGGAACAGTACACACAACAGATGGACGAAGAATTTGAAAACCGGCTGGCTGATGTGCGGTGTGACCGTATCTAA
- a CDS encoding TetR/AcrR family transcriptional regulator — protein sequence MFKELKEREKLARQQLIVEVAEKLFHEEGYDSVTIRRVAETIDVSPGTIYTYFKSKEELVVCVLIHNMKLLEEKIAKSLKIDDPIKALVAIANDYKAYYSRFGRYANVMDLLITDENGYALVSKELLNELGAVVERILDGIAERMNRDETSKKILKGIPPKRVAAAMWAVAQGISYISLPLSPRPDRGWFDFDQVLSDVMHLLLTDTTAKPK from the coding sequence ATGTTTAAAGAACTTAAAGAAAGAGAAAAACTGGCCCGGCAACAACTGATTGTTGAGGTTGCTGAAAAACTTTTTCATGAAGAAGGATATGATTCAGTGACCATCCGCCGTGTGGCAGAGACCATTGATGTGTCCCCCGGTACCATTTACACCTACTTTAAAAGCAAGGAAGAGCTGGTTGTCTGTGTGTTGATTCACAACATGAAGCTCCTGGAAGAAAAAATCGCAAAAAGCCTGAAAATCGATGATCCGATAAAAGCCCTGGTGGCTATTGCAAATGATTATAAGGCCTACTATTCCCGGTTCGGCCGGTACGCCAACGTGATGGATCTGCTGATCACCGACGAAAACGGATACGCACTGGTTTCAAAAGAGCTCCTCAATGAACTGGGCGCTGTCGTGGAGCGCATTCTCGACGGCATTGCCGAACGGATGAACCGGGATGAGACATCCAAAAAAATTCTGAAGGGCATTCCCCCTAAAAGGGTTGCCGCCGCCATGTGGGCCGTGGCCCAGGGAATTTCTTATATTTCCCTGCCCCTTTCCCCCCGGCCCGACCGCGGCTGGTTCGACTTTGACCAGGTGTTGTCTGACGTGATGCACCTGCTGCTGACGGACACAACAGCAAAGCCAAAATAA